A section of the Pseudomonadota bacterium genome encodes:
- the speB gene encoding agmatinase, translating into MPKPPFSFCGLPNNGNDYERASIVILPIPFDKTSTWLKGTDKGPSAIIEASVYLELYDIETDSEVFRKGIYTAKPIRSASSSALIKKSDSAVSKYLKENKLVVTLGGEHSVSIGVIKSHARHYKDLSILHLDAHTDSRDSYEGTPYNHACIIARVREFARNIVSVGIRSMDISERPGIDNKRMFFAHNIYDSDKWVSNVISLLTDNVYITIDLDVFDPGIMPSTGTPEPGGLGWYQVMKLLFDVSKSKQIVGFDVVELCPSSCKAPDFLAAKLIYTLLSYIYVNKPH; encoded by the coding sequence ATGCCGAAACCTCCCTTCAGTTTTTGCGGGTTACCCAACAATGGTAATGATTATGAGCGAGCATCCATCGTCATACTACCGATTCCTTTTGATAAAACAAGCACGTGGCTTAAAGGTACAGACAAAGGCCCTTCAGCGATTATTGAGGCATCCGTATATCTCGAATTATATGATATAGAAACAGACAGCGAAGTTTTCAGGAAGGGAATTTATACTGCCAAACCGATCCGCTCGGCCTCTTCTTCTGCTTTGATAAAAAAATCTGATTCGGCAGTTTCTAAGTACCTTAAAGAGAATAAGCTTGTAGTAACTCTTGGGGGCGAACACTCTGTTTCTATCGGTGTCATCAAATCCCATGCCAGACACTATAAGGATCTGAGCATACTGCATCTTGACGCCCATACCGACTCCCGTGACTCCTATGAGGGGACTCCTTACAATCATGCATGCATTATCGCACGTGTTCGAGAATTTGCAAGGAACATTGTTTCGGTGGGAATACGCAGCATGGATATCTCGGAACGTCCCGGTATTGACAATAAGCGGATGTTTTTTGCACATAATATTTACGATTCTGACAAATGGGTGAGCAATGTGATTTCTTTGCTGACTGATAATGTATATATCACCATTGATCTTGATGTCTTTGACCCTGGTATCATGCCGTCAACAGGGACCCCGGAACCAGGTGGTTTAGGCTGGTATCAGGTTATGAAACTACTTTTTGACGTCTCGAAATCAAAACAGATCGTCGGGTTCGATGTTGTTGAACTCTGCCCGTCAAGCTGTAAAGCTCCTGATTTTCTTGCAGCCAAATTGATTTACACGCTTTTAAGCTATATTTATGTGAACAAACCACATTAG
- a CDS encoding arginine decarboxylase, pyruvoyl-dependent, whose product MDRKKTKMIPKKVFLTKGVGVHKDKLSSFEVALRNAGIEKCNLVYVSSIFPPECRIISKAPGLKLLNPGEITYCVMSRNETCEPNRLISAAIGIARPTDYSQYGYLSEHHAFGEKAIVSGEYAEDLAATMLATTLGIPFDPNQAWDERKQSYTASGHIFKTKNICQSAEGNKDGLWTTVLATAVFIID is encoded by the coding sequence ATGGATAGAAAAAAAACAAAAATGATCCCAAAAAAGGTTTTCTTGACAAAAGGGGTGGGCGTTCATAAAGACAAACTTTCATCCTTCGAGGTTGCCTTAAGAAACGCAGGCATTGAGAAGTGCAATCTTGTGTATGTATCAAGTATATTCCCGCCTGAGTGCAGGATTATTTCAAAGGCTCCCGGCCTGAAGCTTCTCAATCCCGGTGAAATTACTTATTGCGTAATGTCCCGAAACGAGACATGTGAACCGAACCGTCTTATCTCTGCAGCAATCGGCATTGCAAGGCCAACGGATTACTCCCAGTACGGTTATCTTTCCGAGCACCATGCCTTCGGTGAAAAGGCAATTGTCTCCGGTGAATACGCGGAAGACCTTGCAGCCACAATGCTTGCAACAACACTGGGCATACCCTTTGATCCAAACCAGGCATGGGATGAGCGGAAGCAGTCTTATACAGCAAGCGGCCACATATTCAAAACTAAAAATATCTGCCAGTCTGCTGAAGGGAACAAAGACGGTCTCTGGACCACGGTATTAGCGACAGCAGTTTTTATTATAGATTGA
- a CDS encoding arginine decarboxylase, pyruvoyl-dependent, with protein sequence MIIKTPTKFFLVSGSSEGFSLLNAFDGALLASGVGDTNLVKMSSILPPNCEEIKPPPVPLPQGALVPVAYASINSDVPEETISSAVAIGIPKDANQAGLIMEYSARAEENIVLEQVKKMVKKGMEMRNREIKEVMAVSASYKVVTVGAVFAGVVLWD encoded by the coding sequence ATGATTATTAAAACACCCACGAAGTTTTTTCTTGTCAGTGGTTCATCTGAAGGATTCTCATTATTAAATGCATTTGACGGCGCTCTTCTGGCCTCAGGCGTTGGAGACACCAACCTGGTTAAAATGAGCAGTATTCTGCCTCCTAACTGCGAAGAGATTAAACCACCCCCCGTTCCATTACCTCAGGGAGCCCTTGTGCCTGTTGCCTATGCCTCTATTAACAGTGATGTTCCGGAAGAAACCATTTCTTCCGCTGTGGCAATTGGCATACCAAAAGATGCGAATCAAGCCGGTCTGATCATGGAATATTCGGCAAGAGCAGAAGAAAATATCGTGCTGGAACAGGTCAAGAAAATGGTCAAAAAGGGCATGGAGATGAGGAACAGGGAAATAAAAGAAGTAATGGCTGTTTCAGCTTCATATAAAGTTGTTACTGTCGGTGCTGTCTTCGCCGGTGTAGTTTTGTGGGATTAG
- a CDS encoding XRE family transcriptional regulator, with protein MNIDGSRIAERIKMLRQAKSLTQEELATRAGLTKGFISQVERNLTSLSVESLIGILDALDEKPSAFFDGTIDEKIVFKLKDRVELEWDYVKNFQILVPAAQNRMMDPALLDLDVGEKTPEEEPHEGEEFGFVLSGSIELVLGGKPYKLKKGECFYFKATRKHYIANRRNNRAYVLWVSSPPNF; from the coding sequence ATGAATATTGACGGATCGAGGATAGCTGAAAGGATTAAGATGCTAAGGCAGGCTAAGTCCCTCACACAGGAGGAGCTTGCTACAAGGGCAGGTCTTACCAAAGGATTCATCTCCCAGGTTGAGAGGAATCTTACATCGCTGTCCGTGGAGAGTCTGATAGGCATCCTTGATGCGCTTGATGAAAAACCGTCTGCTTTTTTTGATGGAACGATAGATGAAAAAATTGTCTTTAAATTAAAAGACAGGGTTGAGTTGGAATGGGATTATGTAAAGAATTTTCAGATACTCGTTCCTGCGGCTCAGAACAGAATGATGGACCCTGCGCTGCTTGATCTTGATGTAGGTGAAAAAACACCTGAAGAAGAGCCTCACGAAGGTGAAGAATTTGGTTTTGTACTGTCAGGCAGCATCGAGCTTGTACTTGGCGGAAAACCCTACAAATTAAAGAAAGGCGAATGCTTTTATTTTAAGGCAACAAGGAAACACTATATTGCAAATAGACGAAATAACAGGGCATATGTTCTGTGGGTATCTTCACCACCTAATTTTTAG
- a CDS encoding thiamine pyrophosphate-binding protein, whose amino-acid sequence MLGKQAVIEFLKKNNIDNIFHLPGIHTLPLNEELTKHNINVFIGRHEANIVFMADGYARTSGNVGVIIVTPGPGLGNTVSGCMEAYGDDIPLLIIYIDTKRKDAGKGVLHELAEPENIFIHFTKKTFIISNPGEIIVTLDNAYKNASSGRKGPVVVSLPYDLLEKEISSWPVIGDHGSENGSESKTKGEIDFDLNRLEEVLHGKKRPVIIGGKSLMFQEARILLDEMCTEASIPFFTSTGGKGIVREDSLYAFGNIIQKGLVRDMIASSDIVIAIGTRLRDADAKRRGVKIRELIHIDIDDRWINKNYPAKLKITGDIGQGLRALYQIIKGMKFEWNLPDMKRAKKKEYEAIKKTSPGIPLIELIRQVIPEDTTTVCDLNYPSYWAEYFFPVYQQRSFLMPRGISPIFYCLPASIGARIGRPQRPCLCLAGDGSLLPTIAELATIKKYNIPVVLFVQNNNSFGILEDIMAERYGTSGSMELKNPDFVKIAGAFDIRAKRVKTLEGLRKAFTKDIAWDKPFLIEFKSPVFPPPWDV is encoded by the coding sequence ATGCTTGGAAAACAGGCAGTTATAGAGTTTCTTAAGAAGAATAATATCGATAATATCTTCCATTTACCTGGAATTCATACACTTCCGCTAAACGAAGAGCTAACTAAGCATAATATCAATGTTTTTATCGGCAGGCATGAAGCAAATATCGTATTTATGGCTGACGGATATGCAAGAACATCGGGCAATGTCGGGGTAATTATTGTGACGCCGGGGCCGGGACTGGGGAACACGGTTTCGGGATGTATGGAGGCCTATGGTGATGATATACCGCTCTTGATAATATATATCGATACTAAAAGAAAAGATGCAGGCAAGGGAGTGCTTCATGAACTTGCTGAACCGGAAAACATATTCATACATTTTACAAAAAAAACTTTTATCATATCAAATCCGGGTGAGATAATTGTAACCCTTGACAATGCATATAAAAATGCTTCTTCGGGAAGAAAGGGTCCCGTTGTTGTTTCTCTGCCTTATGATTTACTGGAAAAAGAGATATCTTCGTGGCCGGTAATCGGAGATCATGGGTCAGAGAACGGCAGTGAGTCAAAAACAAAAGGGGAGATTGATTTTGATTTAAACAGGCTTGAAGAAGTGCTCCATGGAAAGAAAAGACCTGTTATAATTGGTGGTAAATCACTGATGTTTCAAGAGGCAAGAATACTCCTCGATGAAATGTGCACAGAAGCATCCATACCATTTTTTACAAGTACAGGTGGTAAAGGTATAGTCAGGGAAGACAGTCTGTATGCCTTCGGGAATATTATACAGAAAGGCCTTGTACGGGACATGATAGCATCTTCCGATATTGTTATAGCTATCGGGACACGACTTCGTGATGCTGATGCAAAACGGAGAGGAGTAAAAATAAGAGAGCTTATCCATATCGATATTGACGATCGATGGATCAACAAAAATTACCCTGCAAAATTAAAAATTACTGGTGATATAGGACAGGGATTAAGGGCTCTCTATCAAATCATTAAAGGGATGAAATTTGAATGGAACCTTCCTGACATGAAAAGGGCAAAAAAGAAAGAATATGAAGCAATAAAAAAGACATCGCCGGGGATTCCTTTAATAGAGCTTATCAGACAGGTTATCCCTGAGGACACAACAACTGTTTGCGATCTTAATTATCCCTCTTACTGGGCGGAATATTTCTTCCCTGTGTACCAGCAAAGAAGCTTTCTCATGCCAAGGGGCATTTCTCCTATTTTTTACTGTCTGCCTGCGAGCATTGGAGCAAGAATAGGAAGACCACAAAGACCATGTCTGTGTCTGGCGGGCGACGGCAGTCTGCTTCCGACAATAGCGGAGCTGGCAACGATTAAAAAATATAATATCCCTGTAGTGCTTTTTGTCCAGAATAATAACAGTTTTGGCATACTCGAAGATATTATGGCAGAACGTTATGGGACATCAGGCTCTATGGAACTGAAAAATCCGGATTTTGTTAAAATTGCAGGTGCTTTCGATATAAGAGCAAAAAGGGTTAAAACTCTTGAAGGGCTACGGAAGGCATTCACTAAGGATATTGCCTGGGATAAACCCTTCCTCATAGAGTTCAAATCCCCTGTCTTTCCGCCTCCCTGGGATGTATGA
- a CDS encoding DUF362 domain-containing protein, translating to MVSKVYFTDLRTNPKRNILNKIEDLLNRLKIDNSVKKNSNVAIKVHFGEKGNTAFLRPVFLRAIAERVKLTGAKPFLTDTNTLYTGSRSDAVLHIITAIENGFDYSCTGCPIIIADGLRGKSGIKVPINGEILKEVSIAKGIVEADCIIAVTHFKAHELSGFGGALKNLGMGCATKEGKLIQHSSVAPTINIKTCKGCKLCLEYCPADAISVTLKKASIDKDKCIGCGECLMVCPSQAIIIQWDEPQDLFQKKMVEHARGALTGKEKTSFFLNFLLQISPACDCYPNNDAPIVRDIGILASKDPVAIDTASCDLVNNEESIPNTVIKKQLKKGEDKWRALFPTIDWNIQLDHAEKLGLGKRAYTIIKI from the coding sequence ATTGTGTCGAAGGTATATTTCACAGATTTAAGAACAAACCCAAAACGGAATATTTTAAATAAAATTGAGGATTTACTTAACAGATTAAAGATTGATAATTCTGTCAAAAAAAATAGTAATGTGGCAATAAAAGTACATTTTGGTGAAAAAGGCAACACAGCTTTCTTAAGACCTGTATTTCTTAGAGCCATAGCCGAAAGAGTAAAACTGACTGGAGCAAAACCCTTTCTTACCGATACGAATACACTTTACACCGGCTCCAGGAGTGATGCTGTATTGCACATTATTACTGCAATTGAAAACGGTTTTGACTATTCATGTACAGGATGTCCGATTATAATTGCAGATGGACTTCGAGGAAAAAGTGGAATTAAAGTTCCTATCAATGGCGAAATTCTCAAAGAAGTCAGCATTGCAAAAGGAATCGTAGAAGCAGACTGCATTATTGCAGTAACACATTTTAAGGCACATGAACTTTCAGGTTTTGGAGGTGCACTTAAGAACTTAGGTATGGGTTGTGCAACAAAAGAGGGAAAGCTGATTCAGCACAGCTCGGTAGCCCCAACAATTAATATTAAAACATGTAAAGGTTGCAAGCTTTGCCTTGAATACTGCCCAGCTGACGCAATTTCTGTTACATTGAAAAAAGCATCAATTGATAAAGATAAATGTATCGGATGCGGCGAATGTTTAATGGTCTGTCCATCCCAGGCAATTATAATTCAATGGGACGAACCCCAAGATCTTTTCCAGAAAAAGATGGTGGAACACGCAAGGGGCGCATTAACAGGAAAAGAAAAAACATCTTTTTTCCTGAATTTCCTTTTGCAGATAAGCCCGGCATGTGATTGTTACCCGAATAATGATGCCCCGATAGTACGGGATATCGGCATCCTCGCGTCCAAAGACCCGGTAGCCATTGACACTGCTTCCTGCGATCTTGTCAACAACGAGGAATCTATTCCTAATACTGTAATTAAAAAACAACTTAAAAAAGGTGAAGATAAGTGGAGAGCCCTGTTCCCGACAATAGACTGGAATATACAGCTTGACCATGCTGAAAAGCTGGGCCTCGGCAAAAGGGCTTATACTATAATAAAGATTTAA